A single Capricornis sumatraensis isolate serow.1 chromosome 20, serow.2, whole genome shotgun sequence DNA region contains:
- the DPF1 gene encoding zinc finger protein neuro-d4 isoform X4 produces MGGLSARPSAGRTGPAGTCWGQDPGSKMATVIPGPLSLGEDFYREAIEHCRSYNARLCAERSLRLPFLDSQTGVAQNNCYIWMEKTHRGPGLAPGQIYTYPARCWRKKRRLNILEDPRLRPCEYKIDCEAPLKKEGGLPEGPVLEALLCAETGEKKIELKEEETIMDCQKQQLLEFPHDLEVEDPEDDMPRRKNRAKGKAYGIGGLRKRQDTASLEDRDKPYVCDKFYKELAWVPESQRKHTAKKAPDGTVIPNGYCDFCLGGSKKTGCPEDLISCADCGRSGHPSCLQFTVNMTAAVRTYRWQCIECKSCSLCGTSENDGASWAGLTPQDQLLFCDDCDRGYHMYCLSPPMAEPPEGSWSCHLCLRHLKEKASAYITLT; encoded by the exons ATGGGCGGCCTCAGCGCCCGCCCGAGCGCTGGGAGGACCGGCCCGGCGGGGACCTGCTGGGGGCAGGACCCGGGGAGCAAGATGGCCACGGTCATCCCCGGCCCCCTGAG CCTAGGCGAGGACTTCTACCGCGAGGCCATCGAGCACTGCCGCAGCTACAACGCGCGCCTGTGCGCCGAGCGCAGCCTGCGCCTGCCCTTCCTCGACTCGCAGACCGGCGTGGCCCAGAACAACTGCTACATCTGGATGGAGAAGACCCACCGCGGCCCGG GTTTGGCCCCCGGACAGATCTATACGTACCCGGCCCGCTGTTGGAGAAAGAAACGGAGGCTCAACATCCTGGAAGACCCCAGACTCCGGCCCTGCGAGTACAAGATCG ACTGTGAAGCGCCACTGAAGAAGGAGGGTGGCCTCCCCGAGGGGCCAGTCCTTGAGGCTCTCCTGTGTGCCGAGACAGGGGAGAAGAAGATAGAGCTGAAGGAGGAGGAGACCATTATGGACTGCCAG AAACAGCAACTGTTGGAGTTTCCGCATGATCTTGAAGTGGAAGACCCAGAGGATGACATGCCCAGGAGGAAGAACAGGGCCAAAGGAAAG GCATACGGCATCGGGGGGCTCCGGAAACGCCAGGACACCGCTTCCCTGGAGGACCGAGACAAGCCGTATGTCTGTGATA AGTTTTACAAAGAATTGGCCTGGGTCCCTGAGTCACAGAGGAAACACACAG CCAAGAAGGCGCCTGACGGCACTGTCATCCCCAACGGCTACTGCGACTTCTGCCTGGGGGGCTCCAAGAAGACGGGGTGTCCTGAGGACCTCATCTCCTGTGCTGACTGTGGGCGATCAG GACACCCCTCGTGTTTACAGTTCACGGTGAACATGACGGCAGCCGTGCGCACCTACCGCTGGCAATGCATCGAGTGCAAGTCCTGCAGCCTGTGCGGCACCTCGGAGAACGAC GGTGCCAGCTGGGCGGGTCTCACCCCCCAGGACCAGCTGCTGTTTTGTGACGACTGCGATCGGGGTTACCACATGTACTGCCTGAGTCCTCCCATGGCGGAGCCCCCGGAAG GGAGCTGGAGTTGTCACCTCTGTCTTCGGCACCTGAAAGAGAAGGCGTCTGCCTACATCACCCTCACCTAG
- the DPF1 gene encoding zinc finger protein neuro-d4 isoform X1, producing MATVIPGPLSLGEDFYREAIEHCRSYNARLCAERSLRLPFLDSQTGVAQNNCYIWMEKTHRGPGLAPGQIYTYPARCWRKKRRLNILEDPRLRPCEYKIDCEAPLKKEGGLPEGPVLEALLCAETGEKKIELKEEETIMDCQKQQLLEFPHDLEVEDPEDDMPRRKNRAKGKAYGIGGLRKRQDTASLEDRDKPYVCDICGKRYKNRPGLSYHYTHTHLAEEEGEENAERHALPFHRKNNHKQFYKELAWVPESQRKHTAKKAPDGTVIPNGYCDFCLGGSKKTGCPEDLISCADCGRSGHPSCLQFTVNMTAAVRTYRWQCIECKSCSLCGTSENDGASWAGLTPQDQLLFCDDCDRGYHMYCLSPPMAEPPEGSWSCHLCLRHLKEKASAYITLT from the exons ATGGCCACGGTCATCCCCGGCCCCCTGAG CCTAGGCGAGGACTTCTACCGCGAGGCCATCGAGCACTGCCGCAGCTACAACGCGCGCCTGTGCGCCGAGCGCAGCCTGCGCCTGCCCTTCCTCGACTCGCAGACCGGCGTGGCCCAGAACAACTGCTACATCTGGATGGAGAAGACCCACCGCGGCCCGG GTTTGGCCCCCGGACAGATCTATACGTACCCGGCCCGCTGTTGGAGAAAGAAACGGAGGCTCAACATCCTGGAAGACCCCAGACTCCGGCCCTGCGAGTACAAGATCG ACTGTGAAGCGCCACTGAAGAAGGAGGGTGGCCTCCCCGAGGGGCCAGTCCTTGAGGCTCTCCTGTGTGCCGAGACAGGGGAGAAGAAGATAGAGCTGAAGGAGGAGGAGACCATTATGGACTGCCAG AAACAGCAACTGTTGGAGTTTCCGCATGATCTTGAAGTGGAAGACCCAGAGGATGACATGCCCAGGAGGAAGAACAGGGCCAAAGGAAAG GCATACGGCATCGGGGGGCTCCGGAAACGCCAGGACACCGCTTCCCTGGAGGACCGAGACAAGCCGTATGTCTGTGATA TCTGTGGGAAACGGTATAAGAATCGGCCAGGGCTCAGCTACcactacacccacacccacctggctgaggaggagggggaggagaacgCCGAACGCCACGCCCTGCCCTTCCACCGGAAAAACAACCATAAAC AGTTTTACAAAGAATTGGCCTGGGTCCCTGAGTCACAGAGGAAACACACAG CCAAGAAGGCGCCTGACGGCACTGTCATCCCCAACGGCTACTGCGACTTCTGCCTGGGGGGCTCCAAGAAGACGGGGTGTCCTGAGGACCTCATCTCCTGTGCTGACTGTGGGCGATCAG GACACCCCTCGTGTTTACAGTTCACGGTGAACATGACGGCAGCCGTGCGCACCTACCGCTGGCAATGCATCGAGTGCAAGTCCTGCAGCCTGTGCGGCACCTCGGAGAACGAC GGTGCCAGCTGGGCGGGTCTCACCCCCCAGGACCAGCTGCTGTTTTGTGACGACTGCGATCGGGGTTACCACATGTACTGCCTGAGTCCTCCCATGGCGGAGCCCCCGGAAG GGAGCTGGAGTTGTCACCTCTGTCTTCGGCACCTGAAAGAGAAGGCGTCTGCCTACATCACCCTCACCTAG
- the DPF1 gene encoding zinc finger protein neuro-d4 isoform X3: MATVIPGPLSLGEDFYREAIEHCRSYNARLCAERSLRLPFLDSQTGVAQNNCYIWMEKTHRGPGLAPGQIYTYPARCWRKKRRLNILEDPRLRPCEYKIDCEAPLKKEGGLPEGPVLEALLCAETGEKKIELKEEETIMDCQKQQLLEFPHDLEVEDPEDDMPRRKNRAKGKAYGIGGLRKRQDTASLEDRDKPYVCDICGKRYKNRPGLSYHYTHTHLAEEEGEENAERHALPFHRKNNHKQFYKELAWVPESQRKHTAKKAPDGTVIPNGYCDFCLGGSKKTGCPEDLISCADCGRSGHPSCLQFTVNMTAAVRTYRWQCIECKSCSLCGTSENDDQLLFCDDCDRGYHMYCLSPPMAEPPEGSWSCHLCLRHLKEKASAYITLT; this comes from the exons ATGGCCACGGTCATCCCCGGCCCCCTGAG CCTAGGCGAGGACTTCTACCGCGAGGCCATCGAGCACTGCCGCAGCTACAACGCGCGCCTGTGCGCCGAGCGCAGCCTGCGCCTGCCCTTCCTCGACTCGCAGACCGGCGTGGCCCAGAACAACTGCTACATCTGGATGGAGAAGACCCACCGCGGCCCGG GTTTGGCCCCCGGACAGATCTATACGTACCCGGCCCGCTGTTGGAGAAAGAAACGGAGGCTCAACATCCTGGAAGACCCCAGACTCCGGCCCTGCGAGTACAAGATCG ACTGTGAAGCGCCACTGAAGAAGGAGGGTGGCCTCCCCGAGGGGCCAGTCCTTGAGGCTCTCCTGTGTGCCGAGACAGGGGAGAAGAAGATAGAGCTGAAGGAGGAGGAGACCATTATGGACTGCCAG AAACAGCAACTGTTGGAGTTTCCGCATGATCTTGAAGTGGAAGACCCAGAGGATGACATGCCCAGGAGGAAGAACAGGGCCAAAGGAAAG GCATACGGCATCGGGGGGCTCCGGAAACGCCAGGACACCGCTTCCCTGGAGGACCGAGACAAGCCGTATGTCTGTGATA TCTGTGGGAAACGGTATAAGAATCGGCCAGGGCTCAGCTACcactacacccacacccacctggctgaggaggagggggaggagaacgCCGAACGCCACGCCCTGCCCTTCCACCGGAAAAACAACCATAAAC AGTTTTACAAAGAATTGGCCTGGGTCCCTGAGTCACAGAGGAAACACACAG CCAAGAAGGCGCCTGACGGCACTGTCATCCCCAACGGCTACTGCGACTTCTGCCTGGGGGGCTCCAAGAAGACGGGGTGTCCTGAGGACCTCATCTCCTGTGCTGACTGTGGGCGATCAG GACACCCCTCGTGTTTACAGTTCACGGTGAACATGACGGCAGCCGTGCGCACCTACCGCTGGCAATGCATCGAGTGCAAGTCCTGCAGCCTGTGCGGCACCTCGGAGAACGAC GACCAGCTGCTGTTTTGTGACGACTGCGATCGGGGTTACCACATGTACTGCCTGAGTCCTCCCATGGCGGAGCCCCCGGAAG GGAGCTGGAGTTGTCACCTCTGTCTTCGGCACCTGAAAGAGAAGGCGTCTGCCTACATCACCCTCACCTAG
- the DPF1 gene encoding zinc finger protein neuro-d4 isoform X2 — MATAIQNPLKSLGEDFYREAIEHCRSYNARLCAERSLRLPFLDSQTGVAQNNCYIWMEKTHRGPGLAPGQIYTYPARCWRKKRRLNILEDPRLRPCEYKIDCEAPLKKEGGLPEGPVLEALLCAETGEKKIELKEEETIMDCQKQQLLEFPHDLEVEDPEDDMPRRKNRAKGKAYGIGGLRKRQDTASLEDRDKPYVCDICGKRYKNRPGLSYHYTHTHLAEEEGEENAERHALPFHRKNNHKQFYKELAWVPESQRKHTAKKAPDGTVIPNGYCDFCLGGSKKTGCPEDLISCADCGRSGHPSCLQFTVNMTAAVRTYRWQCIECKSCSLCGTSENDDQLLFCDDCDRGYHMYCLSPPMAEPPEGSWSCHLCLRHLKEKASAYITLT; from the exons CCTAGGCGAGGACTTCTACCGCGAGGCCATCGAGCACTGCCGCAGCTACAACGCGCGCCTGTGCGCCGAGCGCAGCCTGCGCCTGCCCTTCCTCGACTCGCAGACCGGCGTGGCCCAGAACAACTGCTACATCTGGATGGAGAAGACCCACCGCGGCCCGG GTTTGGCCCCCGGACAGATCTATACGTACCCGGCCCGCTGTTGGAGAAAGAAACGGAGGCTCAACATCCTGGAAGACCCCAGACTCCGGCCCTGCGAGTACAAGATCG ACTGTGAAGCGCCACTGAAGAAGGAGGGTGGCCTCCCCGAGGGGCCAGTCCTTGAGGCTCTCCTGTGTGCCGAGACAGGGGAGAAGAAGATAGAGCTGAAGGAGGAGGAGACCATTATGGACTGCCAG AAACAGCAACTGTTGGAGTTTCCGCATGATCTTGAAGTGGAAGACCCAGAGGATGACATGCCCAGGAGGAAGAACAGGGCCAAAGGAAAG GCATACGGCATCGGGGGGCTCCGGAAACGCCAGGACACCGCTTCCCTGGAGGACCGAGACAAGCCGTATGTCTGTGATA TCTGTGGGAAACGGTATAAGAATCGGCCAGGGCTCAGCTACcactacacccacacccacctggctgaggaggagggggaggagaacgCCGAACGCCACGCCCTGCCCTTCCACCGGAAAAACAACCATAAAC AGTTTTACAAAGAATTGGCCTGGGTCCCTGAGTCACAGAGGAAACACACAG CCAAGAAGGCGCCTGACGGCACTGTCATCCCCAACGGCTACTGCGACTTCTGCCTGGGGGGCTCCAAGAAGACGGGGTGTCCTGAGGACCTCATCTCCTGTGCTGACTGTGGGCGATCAG GACACCCCTCGTGTTTACAGTTCACGGTGAACATGACGGCAGCCGTGCGCACCTACCGCTGGCAATGCATCGAGTGCAAGTCCTGCAGCCTGTGCGGCACCTCGGAGAACGAC GACCAGCTGCTGTTTTGTGACGACTGCGATCGGGGTTACCACATGTACTGCCTGAGTCCTCCCATGGCGGAGCCCCCGGAAG GGAGCTGGAGTTGTCACCTCTGTCTTCGGCACCTGAAAGAGAAGGCGTCTGCCTACATCACCCTCACCTAG